The Priestia aryabhattai genome contains a region encoding:
- a CDS encoding YunC family protein has product MITLAPIVIEGHTFNAVTVLLPKTTLLTISSDKGYIMCGALDVGLLNDKLADRQIIAGRAVGVRTIEQLLEAPLESVTLEAEKRGIFKGTIGKDALLKML; this is encoded by the coding sequence ATGATTACCTTAGCGCCTATCGTAATTGAAGGTCATACGTTTAATGCAGTTACCGTATTGCTGCCAAAAACAACTCTGTTAACAATCTCATCAGATAAAGGGTACATTATGTGCGGAGCACTAGACGTAGGTCTATTAAATGATAAATTAGCTGATCGTCAAATAATAGCAGGAAGAGCCGTAGGAGTACGTACAATTGAGCAGCTTCTTGAAGCACCGCTTGAATCTGTAACGCTTGAAGCTGAAAAAAGAGGGATTTTTAAAGGAACAATTGGTAAAGATGCGTTATTAAAAATGCTTTAA
- the yunB gene encoding sporulation protein YunB, with product MVKLRRKLTRKGPLPFRYVLLLTFLFFMLSTGVGLWLINRGIEPTLMKYAEAQTKEIATLVINKAVNKQVLDQLDVDVIKVESTPNGQVAKIDTALVNRVRAQTTSFVQANLKEAEKGNLDALELPTDIRIEKSAKLRNQGIVYQVPLGQATNNALLGNLGPLIPVKFHAIGDVQTDVVRKIEEYGINNAFLEVSIKVKVNMQIIIPFATRKTTVTATIPVGGTVIPGNVPDYFNGGNSSSPAIELPKKN from the coding sequence TTGGTTAAACTTCGTCGGAAATTAACAAGAAAAGGCCCGCTTCCTTTTCGCTACGTTCTGTTGCTCACCTTTCTTTTTTTTATGCTTTCCACGGGTGTAGGATTATGGCTAATTAATAGAGGGATTGAACCGACGTTAATGAAATATGCTGAAGCACAAACAAAAGAGATTGCAACTTTAGTTATTAATAAAGCGGTGAATAAACAGGTACTTGATCAATTAGACGTAGATGTCATTAAAGTGGAATCTACACCTAACGGTCAAGTAGCCAAAATCGATACAGCGCTTGTAAATCGGGTTAGAGCTCAGACTACGTCATTTGTCCAGGCTAACTTGAAAGAAGCAGAGAAAGGGAATTTAGATGCACTTGAACTTCCAACAGATATTCGTATTGAAAAAAGTGCAAAGTTGCGTAATCAAGGAATTGTATACCAAGTTCCGCTTGGGCAAGCTACTAATAATGCGCTGCTTGGAAATTTAGGTCCGTTGATTCCGGTTAAGTTTCATGCTATTGGTGACGTTCAAACAGACGTAGTGCGGAAAATCGAGGAGTATGGAATAAATAATGCGTTTCTTGAAGTATCTATCAAAGTAAAAGTAAACATGCAAATCATTATCCCGTTTGCAACTAGAAAAACAACCGTTACGGCTACAATTCCGGTAGGAGGGACCGTTATCCCTGGAAATGTTCCTGACTATTTTAACGGTGGAAACTCGTCTTCTCCGGCCATTGAACTTCCGAAGAAAAATTAA
- a CDS encoding methionine/alanine import family NSS transporter small subunit yields MDGSSITMMVVGMVIIWGGLAASIAHAVKKAKESKASG; encoded by the coding sequence ATGGATGGAAGTTCAATTACAATGATGGTTGTAGGGATGGTCATCATATGGGGCGGCTTGGCCGCGAGTATTGCTCATGCTGTGAAAAAAGCAAAAGAAAGTAAAGCATCAGGATAA
- a CDS encoding M23 family metallopeptidase produces MRKTIILLFMFMSIFTGWHHVTAESSADQEKLLIQKRLELYKQMEAATTIPWYYFAGIDQYERNIRRSHKDIPREKGAIAIYYPPEKWSGSLNPNLEDTNPLTISLLGGMGKDGNGDKKADQFNDEDMLFTMADYIRTFGVSEDYIKIALWNYYHRAKAVDIILGNAKIFRHYGRIDLKGSSFPVPLRANYSYRSTWGDARGWGGKRIHEGTDIFADYGVPVKSPCYGIIELKGWNKYGGWRIGIRDLHNNYHYLAHLSGFAKNLKVGQIVEPGTLIGGVGSSGYGPPGTSGKFPPHLHYGMYKDNGRNEWSFDPYPQLRTWERNDRLELKKK; encoded by the coding sequence ATGCGCAAAACGATTATCTTACTTTTTATGTTCATGTCTATATTCACAGGATGGCACCACGTAACAGCTGAATCTTCAGCGGATCAAGAAAAACTGCTTATTCAAAAGAGATTAGAGCTGTATAAACAAATGGAAGCCGCTACTACGATTCCTTGGTATTACTTTGCTGGGATTGACCAGTATGAAAGAAATATTCGACGCTCTCATAAAGATATTCCAAGAGAAAAAGGTGCGATCGCCATTTATTATCCTCCAGAAAAATGGTCAGGTTCTTTAAATCCAAATTTGGAAGATACAAACCCACTTACTATTTCTCTCCTCGGGGGAATGGGCAAAGATGGGAACGGAGACAAAAAAGCAGACCAATTTAATGATGAAGATATGCTTTTTACAATGGCAGATTATATTCGGACGTTCGGGGTGTCCGAAGACTATATTAAAATTGCGCTTTGGAACTATTATCACCGGGCTAAAGCGGTTGATATTATTTTAGGGAATGCTAAAATTTTTCGCCATTACGGTCGTATTGATTTAAAAGGTTCTTCATTTCCTGTGCCTCTCCGTGCGAACTACAGTTATCGCAGTACATGGGGAGATGCGCGCGGCTGGGGTGGAAAACGAATTCATGAAGGAACAGACATTTTTGCAGATTATGGAGTTCCAGTAAAATCCCCTTGCTATGGCATTATTGAACTTAAAGGATGGAATAAATATGGAGGCTGGCGAATCGGTATTCGGGACCTTCATAATAACTATCACTATTTAGCTCATTTAAGCGGATTTGCAAAAAATTTAAAAGTAGGACAAATTGTAGAACCAGGAACACTCATTGGCGGAGTAGGAAGTTCCGGTTATGGACCTCCTGGAACTTCTGGGAAATTCCCTCCTCACTTGCATTATGGAATGTATAAAGATAACGGCAGAAATGAGTGGTCGTTTGACCCATATCCTCAGTTAAGAACGTGGGAAAGAAATGATCGTTTAGAGCTAAAGAAAAAATAA
- the lipA gene encoding lipoyl synthase: protein MATKEEHVRKPEWLKIKLNTNENYTGLKKMMREKNLHTVCEEARCPNIHECWAVRRTATFMILGEVCTRACRFCAVKTGLPTELDLEEPERVADSVQLMNLKHAVITVVARDDLKDGGASVLAETIRAIRRKNPFTTIEVLPSDMGGVEENLRIVMDARPDILNHNIETVRSLTPRVRARAKYERSLEFLRRAKEMQPDIPTKSSIMLGLGETKEEIIETMDDLRANNVDIMTLGQYLQPTKKHIKVQKYYHPNEFEELKEIALSKGFSHVEAGPLVRSSYHADEQVNAAAKNKAQESK from the coding sequence ATGGCAACAAAAGAAGAGCATGTCCGCAAACCCGAGTGGTTGAAGATTAAGCTAAACACAAACGAAAATTACACAGGCTTAAAGAAAATGATGCGTGAGAAAAACCTTCATACAGTTTGTGAAGAAGCAAGATGTCCGAATATTCATGAGTGTTGGGCTGTTCGTCGTACGGCAACTTTTATGATTTTAGGAGAAGTATGTACACGTGCCTGTCGTTTTTGCGCGGTTAAGACAGGTTTACCAACAGAATTAGATTTAGAAGAGCCAGAACGCGTAGCGGATTCTGTTCAGCTAATGAACTTAAAACATGCGGTTATTACAGTAGTAGCTCGCGATGATTTGAAAGACGGAGGAGCAAGCGTATTAGCTGAAACAATTCGTGCGATTCGTCGTAAAAATCCATTCACAACAATTGAAGTATTGCCTTCTGATATGGGCGGTGTGGAAGAGAACTTACGTATTGTAATGGACGCACGTCCTGATATTTTAAATCATAATATTGAAACAGTACGTAGCCTTACGCCTCGTGTTCGTGCTCGTGCTAAATATGAGCGTTCTCTTGAGTTCCTTCGCCGTGCAAAAGAAATGCAGCCGGATATCCCTACAAAATCAAGTATCATGCTTGGTCTAGGAGAAACAAAAGAAGAAATTATTGAAACGATGGATGATTTGCGTGCGAACAATGTAGATATTATGACGCTAGGCCAATATCTACAGCCAACTAAAAAGCACATAAAAGTTCAAAAATATTACCATCCAAATGAGTTTGAAGAGCTAAAAGAAATTGCATTATCAAAAGGATTCAGCCATGTTGAAGCAGGTCCTCTTGTACGTTCTTCTTACCATGCAGATGAGCAAGTTAACGCTGCTGCAAAAAACAAAGCACAAGAAAGCAAATAA
- a CDS encoding YhcN/YlaJ family sporulation lipoprotein, which produces MKKSILGIALITSILTIGCQNKNTAENENLSPNNPDAINVNEPNHYYNPNNNSGTNYGYVRYTKNTNEQSSNMNQVGTFNREEAADNISKLSTAIPNIKQAATLVTDKDVLVAYKTDPKNRNNAADQVKRTAMSVVPRYYHVYVSDNPKHMDQIENISEMNTQTADARKRIDGVIQQMLKSPQGRKMNSGEDANGREKNELNESMTDKDMVE; this is translated from the coding sequence ATGAAGAAATCTATTCTTGGAATCGCTTTGATAACAAGTATTTTAACCATTGGCTGTCAAAATAAAAACACAGCTGAAAATGAAAATTTATCACCAAACAACCCAGATGCCATTAATGTAAACGAGCCTAATCATTATTATAATCCAAATAATAATAGCGGCACAAATTATGGATATGTCCGATACACTAAAAACACAAATGAACAAAGTTCCAATATGAACCAAGTAGGAACATTTAATCGAGAAGAAGCAGCCGATAATATTAGTAAACTGAGCACCGCTATTCCAAATATTAAGCAAGCCGCTACGCTAGTAACCGATAAAGATGTGCTTGTTGCTTATAAAACAGATCCTAAAAATAGGAACAACGCAGCCGATCAGGTAAAACGTACAGCCATGTCTGTAGTTCCTCGTTATTATCATGTATACGTCTCAGATAATCCGAAACATATGGACCAAATCGAAAATATCAGTGAAATGAATACGCAAACGGCCGATGCTAGAAAACGAATCGATGGAGTTATTCAACAAATGCTAAAATCTCCCCAAGGGCGTAAAATGAACAGCGGAGAAGATGCAAATGGAAGAGAGAAAAATGAATTGAATGAATCGATGACGGACAAAGATATGGTGGAATAA
- a CDS encoding YutD family protein, translating into MVCINNICYEVLKDEREAFNEEAFRGRFIDVLSRYDYIVGDWGYNQLRLRGFFDDRNQKATYDTKISTLQDYLHEYCNFGCAYFVLKKVHK; encoded by the coding sequence ATGGTCTGTATCAATAATATTTGTTATGAAGTATTAAAAGATGAGCGCGAGGCATTTAATGAAGAGGCGTTTAGAGGTCGCTTTATCGACGTGCTGAGCCGCTATGACTATATTGTGGGGGATTGGGGATACAATCAGCTTCGATTGCGAGGCTTTTTTGATGATCGTAACCAAAAGGCAACGTATGATACGAAGATTAGTACGCTTCAAGACTATTTACATGAATATTGTAATTTTGGCTGTGCGTATTTTGTCTTAAAAAAAGTCCATAAGTAA
- a CDS encoding DUF3055 domain-containing protein, giving the protein MSERFYLYDDVVSTKTRFVSFMGENQRFDLAIIQTDRYYGKQVVLDIQGGRFAIIGQDDLEEPHYLEEVFKLNSEDGQELREFLYEII; this is encoded by the coding sequence ATGAGCGAACGCTTTTATCTATATGACGATGTCGTATCTACAAAGACCCGGTTTGTCAGCTTTATGGGCGAAAATCAACGGTTTGATTTAGCAATCATCCAAACCGACCGTTATTATGGCAAACAAGTTGTTCTTGATATTCAAGGAGGACGCTTTGCCATTATTGGACAAGATGACCTTGAAGAACCCCACTATCTTGAAGAAGTATTTAAACTAAACAGCGAAGATGGTCAGGAACTTCGCGAATTTTTATATGAAATCATCTAA
- a CDS encoding DUF86 domain-containing protein yields MYFVDREKIEATLVFFDEHVRLFAEHSSWNTEIEKKALERIVHLLIENVLDVGNAMIDGFIMRDPGSYDDIIDILVDEKVVKKEEETPLKEIIQLRKSLVQEYVDVNHQDIYQKVMQHKDVVAAFSERVRIYLETELGPVSAFRN; encoded by the coding sequence ATGTACTTTGTAGATCGTGAAAAAATAGAAGCCACGCTTGTTTTTTTTGATGAACATGTTCGTTTGTTTGCTGAGCATTCGAGCTGGAATACAGAAATAGAGAAAAAGGCATTAGAGAGAATTGTACATCTTTTAATTGAAAACGTTTTAGATGTAGGAAATGCAATGATCGATGGATTTATTATGAGAGATCCAGGAAGTTACGACGATATCATTGACATTTTAGTTGATGAGAAAGTGGTTAAAAAAGAAGAAGAAACGCCATTAAAAGAGATCATTCAATTGCGTAAAAGCCTTGTTCAAGAATATGTGGATGTTAATCATCAGGATATTTATCAAAAAGTGATGCAGCATAAAGACGTAGTGGCAGCATTTTCAGAGCGCGTAAGGATATACCTAGAAACAGAATTAGGACCTGTGTCTGCTTTTCGTAACTAA
- a CDS encoding TIGR01457 family HAD-type hydrolase: MKEYKGYLIDLDGTMYKGTELIAEARDFVIKLKEKGIPYLFVTNNSTKTPDKVAEKLEAFGIPATEEQVFTTSQATANYLHERKANASAYVIGGEGIRHALLEKGFTIEEEDTDFVVVGLDQEITYEKLAKACLNVRNGAFFVSTNGDIAIPTERGLLPGNGSITSVITVSTQTNPVFIGKPESIIMEQALEVIGTPKEETIMIGDYYDTDILAGMNAGLDTLLVHTGVTTRELLEGYEKKPTYTVDSLKEWMERI, from the coding sequence ATGAAGGAATATAAAGGGTATTTGATTGATTTAGACGGAACAATGTACAAAGGAACAGAGCTAATTGCCGAGGCGCGTGATTTTGTTATTAAATTAAAGGAAAAAGGAATTCCTTATTTATTTGTAACAAACAACTCAACAAAAACGCCTGATAAAGTAGCTGAAAAGCTAGAGGCATTTGGCATTCCTGCAACAGAAGAGCAAGTTTTTACAACAAGTCAGGCAACAGCTAATTATTTGCATGAACGCAAAGCAAACGCTTCAGCTTATGTAATTGGTGGAGAAGGAATCCGACATGCTTTGCTTGAAAAAGGATTTACCATTGAAGAGGAAGATACAGATTTTGTAGTTGTTGGTTTGGATCAAGAAATTACATATGAAAAATTAGCAAAAGCATGTTTGAACGTTCGAAACGGCGCCTTTTTTGTTTCAACAAACGGAGATATTGCGATTCCTACTGAAAGAGGCTTACTGCCTGGTAATGGATCTATCACGTCCGTTATTACGGTTTCTACTCAAACAAATCCAGTATTTATTGGCAAGCCAGAAAGTATTATTATGGAACAAGCCCTTGAAGTCATCGGTACGCCAAAAGAAGAAACGATCATGATTGGTGATTACTACGATACAGATATTTTAGCAGGGATGAATGCGGGCTTAGATACATTATTAGTCCATACAGGGGTAACGACAAGAGAGTTACTAGAAGGATATGAAAAAAAGCCAACTTATACGGTAGATTCACTAAAAGAGTGGATGGAGCGAATTTAA
- a CDS encoding phosphatidylglycerophosphatase A family protein — MEKKHTQSELEKKAREWLIERGVALTDIAELVYYLQKKYHPNLTIEDCLYNVERVISKREVQNAILTGIQLDVLTEKKIIEPPLLDILEKDEGLYGIDEILALSIVNVYGSIGFTNYGYIDKQKPGILERLNDKSTGECHTFLDDLVGAIAAAASSRLAHRAASQE; from the coding sequence TTGGAGAAAAAACATACACAAAGTGAGTTAGAAAAAAAAGCAAGAGAATGGTTAATAGAACGCGGCGTGGCTCTTACAGACATTGCTGAACTGGTCTATTACTTGCAAAAAAAGTATCACCCAAACTTAACAATCGAAGACTGTTTATATAACGTCGAGCGCGTCATTTCTAAACGAGAAGTTCAAAATGCTATTTTAACGGGTATTCAACTAGATGTCCTTACAGAAAAAAAAATTATTGAGCCGCCTCTTTTAGATATTCTTGAGAAAGACGAAGGTTTATACGGTATCGATGAGATTTTAGCATTATCGATTGTAAATGTTTACGGATCAATCGGCTTTACCAATTACGGGTATATCGATAAACAAAAGCCAGGTATTCTAGAAAGATTAAACGATAAATCTACTGGAGAGTGCCATACTTTCTTAGATGATTTAGTAGGCGCAATTGCCGCCGCTGCTTCTAGTCGATTAGCGCATCGGGCTGCTAGCCAAGAATAG